One Aquarana catesbeiana isolate 2022-GZ linkage group LG06, ASM4218655v1, whole genome shotgun sequence genomic region harbors:
- the LOC141148749 gene encoding NADPH oxidase organizer 1-like encodes MPEQMSGNGRHPLEAKAVGVLQHGRLKINIFSILWSDHNDILIYRKYEDFKNMNRELKKKFPLESGLLRKSDNMIPKLRDVPIFRMNRNTSRCIERLRLLENHCEQLLTADEKISHCDVVTSFFTPSSSDLNPNFPQNSLMIMPSEAREQQRERPKWLPKPPATEPIVSQMYLCVEDHETKDTKNRPFKVKRNEHLGVLIKENSGWWLVENEEKRLAWFPAPFLKALETEDDLDSGTDSDNEGIRYYSTMAYEAMSWDEVSISRGVLVEVIEKSNNGWWLIRYNGKNGFVPAMHLKPYQNCHQLQIMKNQGNFPSTSNMFKASSQLELSRPTEAWRVDKEHNKANTGSLERAKAQKLDRRKSRSISGLASSPVYGFYSNPPKFVQRDHEVFQSLEKAHIPTRKSQTRDAIRKPSASSKIPPEKIPKPRLQRQILCDKQDLHKDGPSTTKPKTGQSIPQVPQTPLMPQRPKPHEILHKCTTFTKKAFEMREASALQG; translated from the exons ATGCCAGAGCAGATGAGTGGAAATGGCCGTCATCCATTGGAGGCCAAGGCTGTAGGAGTTTTACAGCATGGAAGACTCAAG ATTAACATTTTTTCGATCCTATGGTCTGACCACAACGATATACTGATATATCGAAAGTATGAAGATTTCAAAAACATGAAC AGAGAGCTTAAAAAGAAATTTCCTCTTGAATCTGGGCTGTTACGGAAATCAGACAATATGATCCCAAAACTAAGAG ATGTCCCTATCTTTAGAATGAACCGAAATACCAGCCGCTGCATCGAGAGACTGAGACTGCTAGAAAATCATTGTGAACAGCTCCTGACAGCTGATGAGAAAATCTCCCATTGTGATGTGGTAACGTCTTTCTTCACACCCAGCAGCAGTGATCTCAACCCGAATTTCCCCCAAAACAG CTTGATGATCATGCCTTCAGAAGCAAGAGAACAACAGAGAGAGCGGCCCAAATGGCTACCTAAACCTCCAGCCACAGAGCCCATTGTGTCCCAGATGTACCTGTGTGTTGAGGACCACGAGACCAAAGACACCAAGAACCGACCCTTCAAAGTGAAACGCAATGAGCACCTGGGTGTGCTGATCAAGGAAAACTCTG GCTGGTGGCTGGTAGAGAATGAAGAGAAGAGGTTGGCCTGGTTTCCAGCTCCGTTTCTCAAAGCTCTAGAGACAGAAGATGACTTGGACTCAGGAACAGATTCCGATAATGAAG GAATACGGTACTATTCGACAATGGCGTATGAAGCTATGAGCTGGGATGAAGTTTCTATCTCTCGAGGTGTTCTGGTAGAAGTCATAGAGAAGTCTAACAACGGATGGTGGTTGATAAG GTATAATGGAAAAAATGGCTTCGTTCCAGCTATGCACCTAAAACCGTACCAAAACTGTCACCAGCTCCAAATCATGAAGAATCAAGGAAATTTCCCATCCACTTCAAATATGTTCAAAGCTTCTAGCCAGCTAGAGTTGAGCAGACCAACAGAGGCCTGGAGAGTGGACAAGGAACATAATAAGGCCAACACCGGAAGTCTAGAAAGGGCAAAGGCTCAGAAACTGGACAGGAGAAAATCAAGGTCCATTAGTGGTTTAGCTTCAAGCCCAGTATATGGCTTTTACTCCAATCCTCCTAAATTCGTGCAAAGGGATCATGAAGTATTTCAATCTTTAGAAAAAGCACATATACCAACACGCAAGAGTCAAACAAGGGATGCCATACGTAAGCCTTCTGCTAGCTCTAAAATCCCACCTGAAAAAATACCCAAACCTCGTCTCCAAAGGCAGATATTATGTGACAAACAAGATTTGCACAAGGATGGTCCGAGCACAACCAAGCCAAAAACTGGGCAGTCCATTCCTCAAGTTCCTCAGACACCACTCATGCCACAGAGACCCAAACCACATGAGATACTCCATAAGTGTACCACTTTCACAAAGAAAGCTTTTGAGATGAGAGAAGCCAGTGCCCTGCAAGGCTAA